A stretch of Desulfitobacterium dichloroeliminans LMG P-21439 DNA encodes these proteins:
- the lspA gene encoding signal peptidase II, which yields MLVWLTIAGIWIFDRVLKFYIQGNMVPGESVIVIPKIFHLTYVLNPGAAFGLLPGQSWVFILTAVVVLAGIIYAQLKVFPREEWVTRLALGLVGGGALGNLYDRVFIGKVVDYLDFQIWPFVFNFADSAIVVGVGLLMLMMFLQDRKEQKAE from the coding sequence TTGTTGGTATGGCTAACCATTGCGGGGATTTGGATTTTCGACCGTGTTTTGAAGTTCTATATCCAAGGAAATATGGTCCCTGGCGAATCAGTCATTGTGATACCCAAAATTTTTCATTTAACCTATGTCTTAAATCCGGGAGCGGCTTTTGGTTTATTGCCCGGTCAGTCCTGGGTGTTTATCCTTACAGCGGTAGTGGTCCTAGCGGGAATAATCTATGCCCAGTTGAAGGTGTTTCCCCGAGAAGAATGGGTGACGCGTTTGGCCTTGGGGCTCGTCGGCGGCGGAGCTTTAGGTAATCTTTATGATCGAGTTTTTATTGGTAAGGTTGTGGATTACCTTGATTTCCAGATTTGGCCTTTCGTGTTTAATTTCGCCGATAGTGCGATTGTTGTCGGTGTTGGTTTGTTGATGCTGATGATGTTCCTGCAAGATCGTAAGGAACAAAAGGCCGAGTGA
- a CDS encoding TraR/DksA C4-type zinc finger protein — MSESKYAGLIEQLKKDKEEAMEMAAELITGDMRESLGELSVIDNHPADIATEVYERSRDVASHDRLKHRINAINSALQRYEEGEYGVCEHCQKDIPLERLEALPYTTVCTACSRLEEKEEQHSLHRDPVEDELINSPFSRTFNDGTDRVGFDGEDSWQAVASFGTSDSPQDLGTNRDLSDPNTFYEDGDEVIGAVQAVETLEVEVEPGLDNTVYYGRKHGRT, encoded by the coding sequence ATGTCAGAAAGCAAATATGCAGGACTTATTGAACAGCTAAAGAAAGATAAAGAAGAAGCGATGGAAATGGCAGCAGAACTGATTACTGGGGATATGAGAGAATCCCTCGGGGAGCTCTCGGTCATCGACAATCATCCTGCGGATATTGCCACGGAAGTGTATGAACGTTCTCGGGACGTAGCAAGTCATGATCGCCTTAAGCATAGGATCAATGCTATCAATTCAGCATTACAGCGTTATGAAGAAGGTGAGTATGGAGTCTGTGAGCATTGTCAAAAGGACATTCCCTTGGAGAGGTTAGAAGCCTTGCCCTATACCACTGTTTGTACCGCCTGCAGTCGTTTAGAGGAAAAAGAAGAGCAGCATTCATTGCATCGTGACCCCGTGGAAGATGAGCTCATCAACAGTCCTTTTTCGAGAACCTTTAATGATGGAACCGACCGCGTTGGCTTTGATGGGGAGGACTCTTGGCAGGCTGTAGCCAGCTTTGGAACCTCTGATTCACCTCAAGATTTAGGAACGAATCGAGATCTGAGTGATCCTAATACCTTTTATGAGGATGGGGATGAAGTTATCGGAGCCGTTCAAGCGGTGGAGACATTGGAAGTTGAAGTGGAACCCGGCTTGGACAACACGGTATATTATGGGAGAAAACACGGCCGAACTTAG
- a CDS encoding DUF5665 domain-containing protein yields the protein MDHDKALRRSKEGLQSEEGPELRKQVQDLSLILEKINLTEYITYLNNPRRLLLLNFGVGLVRGLGGAIGATILLGLLAMFLKNLVLLNLPVIGGVIGELVELVNAHNGY from the coding sequence ATCGATCATGACAAGGCCTTAAGACGGTCTAAAGAAGGACTTCAGTCTGAAGAAGGACCGGAACTAAGAAAACAGGTTCAAGATTTGTCACTTATCTTGGAGAAAATAAACCTGACGGAATATATTACTTATCTGAATAATCCTCGCCGACTGCTCTTGCTTAATTTTGGAGTGGGACTTGTCAGGGGTCTCGGCGGTGCTATAGGGGCGACCATTCTCCTAGGATTACTGGCGATGTTTTTGAAAAATCTGGTACTGTTGAACCTGCCGGTAATCGGTGGGGTCATCGGAGAGCTTGTGGAGCTTGTCAATGCGCATAATGGGTATTAG
- a CDS encoding 1,4-dihydroxy-2-naphthoate polyprenyltransferase, translating into MHIEHDDAQSNKKSWKIWWELIRPHTLTAAFVPVLLGSVLALLEGKTNALLFVAMMVASVLIQAATNLFNEYYDYKRGLDTEKSVGIGGGIVRHGMSPRFIMTLALTMYGVSVLLGVYICASSSWWLAVVGSFCMLMGYLYTGGPYPISYTPLGELFSGLFMGFLIILIAFFIQTDYVSGIAVLVAVPSGILVGLINLGNNLRDHDGDKANGRKTIPVVLGPKNAVKFMGVMFGVAYLWLVGLVVTGTITPWILLSLLSITKAIQATRGFVGKTEPITMMPAMKAAGQTNTYFGLLMVLGLYISYLVSV; encoded by the coding sequence ATGCATATAGAACACGACGACGCACAGTCAAATAAAAAAAGTTGGAAGATATGGTGGGAGTTAATTCGTCCACATACTTTAACAGCGGCCTTTGTGCCGGTTCTCTTAGGCTCGGTTCTGGCTCTGCTGGAAGGCAAAACAAACGCCCTGCTCTTTGTTGCGATGATGGTGGCAAGTGTGCTTATTCAAGCTGCTACCAATCTATTCAACGAGTATTATGATTATAAGCGGGGGTTGGATACAGAAAAATCAGTAGGTATCGGCGGTGGCATTGTGCGCCATGGGATGTCGCCACGCTTTATTATGACCCTGGCCCTGACGATGTATGGGGTTTCCGTTCTTTTGGGTGTTTATATCTGTGCATCTTCCTCTTGGTGGCTGGCAGTGGTGGGCTCTTTCTGCATGCTCATGGGTTATCTCTACACAGGGGGACCTTACCCTATTTCTTACACCCCTTTAGGAGAACTATTTTCCGGATTGTTCATGGGTTTTTTGATTATATTGATTGCCTTCTTTATCCAAACGGATTATGTTTCTGGTATAGCGGTCTTGGTTGCTGTACCCAGCGGTATTTTAGTAGGTCTGATCAATTTAGGTAATAATCTCCGAGATCATGATGGGGACAAGGCCAATGGGAGAAAGACTATCCCGGTCGTCTTAGGACCAAAAAACGCCGTGAAATTTATGGGTGTGATGTTTGGAGTCGCTTATTTATGGCTGGTGGGACTTGTGGTGACTGGGACGATTACCCCTTGGATTCTTTTGTCCCTGCTGAGCATTACCAAAGCGATACAAGCCACCCGAGGCTTTGTCGGCAAGACCGAGCCTATAACCATGATGCCGGCGATGAAAGCCGCAGGACAAACGAATACCTACTTCGGATTGCTGATGGTTCTTGGACTTTATATCAGCTATTTGGTATCTGTTTGA
- a CDS encoding NAD(P)/FAD-dependent oxidoreductase produces the protein MPKGKQLKVVVIGGGAAGLFAAVIAGRDGAAVTILERNQRVGKKILATGNGRCNLTNTDLQLAHYHGQNPQFAMKALQAFDNNQAIEFFEGLGIAHKVEEEGKVFPFSNQASSVLDVLRYEVERLGIEVVLEAEVKGLHKLDKGFDVQTKDGKKYFAHRVILATGGKAAPNLGSTGSGYPLAENMGHRLVEPFPALVQLKLAEPFLKQIKGIKFEGLAEILVKGKSLAQAQGELLFTEYGISGPPIFQLSRTAAEKLKGNHEVWVKVAMLPTWTKDKLAHYLHKRWQDQPEKSVHFSFVGFINKQLTPVVLKQAGIEDMHKPVKALTSREKEDILQILQDWRFQVTGTNTWTAAQVTAGGIDVRDINPATMESKLATGLYFAGEIMDIDGDCGGYNLQWAWSSAYLAGKSAADD, from the coding sequence ATGCCTAAGGGGAAACAACTCAAAGTCGTCGTGATCGGAGGCGGAGCCGCCGGTTTGTTTGCTGCGGTCATAGCCGGTCGGGATGGAGCGGCGGTTACTATCTTAGAGAGAAATCAGCGGGTCGGCAAGAAAATCTTAGCCACGGGTAATGGGCGTTGTAATTTAACGAATACGGATCTGCAACTAGCGCATTATCATGGTCAGAATCCGCAATTTGCTATGAAGGCTTTGCAAGCCTTTGATAATAATCAAGCGATTGAGTTTTTTGAGGGCCTTGGCATTGCTCATAAAGTGGAAGAGGAAGGTAAAGTGTTTCCTTTTTCCAATCAAGCTTCCAGTGTCTTAGATGTTCTACGCTATGAAGTGGAACGCTTAGGAATTGAAGTAGTATTGGAAGCGGAAGTGAAAGGGCTCCACAAACTGGACAAAGGCTTTGATGTGCAGACGAAGGATGGGAAAAAGTACTTTGCCCATCGTGTCATTCTTGCTACAGGCGGAAAGGCTGCTCCGAATTTAGGTTCTACCGGGAGCGGATACCCTTTGGCTGAAAATATGGGGCATCGTCTTGTGGAGCCGTTCCCGGCTTTAGTGCAGCTTAAGCTGGCGGAACCCTTTCTGAAGCAGATCAAAGGCATCAAATTCGAGGGGTTGGCTGAGATCCTTGTCAAAGGTAAGTCCTTGGCCCAAGCCCAAGGTGAATTGCTATTCACGGAGTATGGAATTTCCGGGCCACCGATTTTTCAATTAAGCCGGACTGCTGCCGAGAAATTAAAGGGTAATCACGAGGTCTGGGTAAAGGTTGCGATGCTTCCTACCTGGACTAAGGATAAGTTGGCCCACTACCTGCACAAGCGCTGGCAAGATCAGCCAGAGAAAAGTGTGCACTTTAGCTTTGTAGGCTTTATTAACAAGCAATTAACACCTGTTGTTTTGAAACAGGCGGGTATTGAAGATATGCATAAACCAGTCAAAGCGCTGACTTCCCGCGAGAAGGAAGATATCCTGCAGATACTGCAGGACTGGCGCTTTCAGGTTACCGGGACGAATACCTGGACGGCAGCTCAGGTCACAGCCGGTGGCATCGACGTTCGCGATATTAACCCGGCAACTATGGAATCCAAGCTTGCGACGGGACTTTACTTTGCTGGAGAAATTATGGATATTGACGGGGACTGCGGTGGCTATAACCTTCAATGGGCCTGGTCTTCTGCCTATTTGGCAGGTAAAAGCGCTGCAGACGATTAA
- the pduL gene encoding phosphate propanoyltransferase, translated as MKTFQVPVGISNRHLHLSEEHIGILFGAGHQLTRTKDLSQPGQFASEETVTLVGPKGSMPNVRVLGPARKATQVELAATDTFKLGVKPPVRDSGDINETPGLEIVGPAGKVQVEAGTIIAARHIHMTPEDAEKYGLKDGDHVKVQVNGPRAGVLERVLIRVSSNYALDMHVDTDEGNAFGLRNGDLLDVILD; from the coding sequence ATGAAAACCTTTCAAGTACCCGTCGGAATTTCCAATCGTCACCTTCATCTCTCTGAGGAACATATCGGTATCCTTTTTGGTGCCGGACACCAACTCACTCGGACTAAGGATCTATCTCAACCGGGTCAATTTGCCAGCGAAGAGACTGTAACCTTAGTAGGACCTAAGGGCTCGATGCCCAATGTGCGTGTGTTAGGACCTGCTCGCAAGGCCACTCAAGTGGAGCTTGCAGCTACAGATACCTTTAAGCTTGGGGTAAAGCCCCCGGTTCGGGATTCGGGAGATATTAATGAGACCCCGGGCTTGGAAATTGTCGGTCCCGCGGGAAAAGTCCAAGTTGAGGCTGGAACAATCATTGCAGCTCGTCATATCCATATGACTCCAGAAGATGCTGAGAAATATGGTTTAAAAGATGGGGACCATGTAAAGGTTCAAGTGAATGGACCACGGGCAGGAGTTCTAGAGCGGGTTCTGATCCGAGTGAGCTCCAATTATGCCTTAGATATGCATGTGGATACGGACGAAGGCAACGCCTTCGGCTTAAGAAATGGAGATTTATTGGACGTTATCCTCGATTAA
- the gcvPB gene encoding aminomethyl-transferring glycine dehydrogenase subunit GcvPB: MKTLEPLIFDLSQEGRSGVSLPPCDVPEVSLETLVPREFLREREAELPQVSEVDVVRHFTRLSTFNHGVDTGFYPLGSCTMKYNPKVNERLARLPGFSQIHPYQPEGLVQGALGLMVELQEDLAEITGMDAFTLQPAAGAHGEMTGILIIKAYHEQQRDFKRTKVIVPDSAHGTNPATAAMAGFEIVQVPSNERGGVDIEALRQAANEEVAALMLTNPNTLGLFDVNILEIAKIIHDVGGLIYYDGANANAIMGIARPGDMGFDVVHLNLHKTFSTPHGGGGPGSGPVGVKEFLAPYLPKPVAVRTSDGKFTLDADRPLSIGRVRAFQANFGVLVRAYAYIRALGGEGLTAASQNAVLNANFLMNILKEHYHLPYDRICMHEFVITPQNLKGYGVHTLDIAKRLLDYGYHPPTIYFPLIVEEAMMIEPTETESMETLEQFAQVMIKIAAEVQDDVEMVKNAPYTTLVTRLDETGAARKPDLRWRKVED; this comes from the coding sequence ATGAAAACACTAGAACCGCTAATTTTTGACCTGAGTCAGGAGGGTAGGAGTGGAGTCAGCTTGCCTCCCTGTGATGTTCCAGAGGTCTCTTTAGAGACCCTAGTTCCAAGAGAATTCTTAAGAGAACGGGAAGCGGAGCTACCGCAAGTCTCGGAAGTCGATGTGGTCCGTCATTTTACTAGACTGTCCACCTTTAACCATGGGGTGGATACAGGCTTCTATCCCTTAGGCTCATGCACTATGAAGTATAATCCCAAGGTTAATGAAAGACTGGCTCGTCTCCCGGGCTTTAGTCAGATTCATCCCTATCAACCGGAAGGGTTAGTTCAAGGTGCACTGGGTTTGATGGTTGAACTTCAGGAGGATCTGGCGGAGATTACGGGGATGGATGCCTTTACTCTCCAGCCGGCAGCCGGAGCTCATGGAGAAATGACAGGAATTCTCATCATTAAAGCCTACCATGAACAGCAGCGTGATTTTAAGCGAACGAAGGTTATTGTACCGGATTCTGCCCATGGGACGAATCCCGCGACAGCAGCCATGGCGGGCTTTGAGATTGTGCAAGTACCTAGTAATGAGCGTGGCGGTGTGGATATTGAGGCCTTGCGCCAAGCGGCCAATGAAGAGGTAGCCGCCTTAATGCTGACCAATCCGAACACCTTAGGTCTTTTTGATGTTAATATCTTAGAGATTGCTAAGATTATCCACGATGTGGGTGGTCTGATTTACTATGATGGGGCCAATGCCAATGCGATTATGGGGATTGCCCGTCCCGGAGACATGGGCTTTGATGTGGTCCATCTTAACCTCCACAAGACCTTCTCTACTCCTCACGGTGGAGGCGGTCCAGGGTCAGGACCTGTAGGAGTCAAAGAGTTCCTCGCACCCTATTTACCGAAGCCTGTGGCAGTGCGCACGAGCGACGGGAAATTCACCCTCGATGCAGACCGTCCTCTTTCCATTGGACGGGTCAGAGCCTTCCAAGCTAATTTTGGGGTATTGGTCAGAGCCTATGCTTATATACGGGCTTTAGGAGGTGAGGGGTTGACTGCAGCCTCCCAGAATGCTGTCCTCAATGCCAACTTCCTGATGAACATCTTAAAAGAACACTATCATCTGCCCTATGACCGAATCTGTATGCATGAGTTTGTCATCACCCCACAGAACCTCAAGGGTTATGGTGTTCATACTTTGGACATCGCTAAACGACTTTTGGATTATGGCTATCATCCGCCCACGATTTACTTTCCGCTCATCGTGGAAGAGGCGATGATGATTGAACCCACGGAAACGGAAAGCATGGAAACCCTTGAACAATTTGCCCAGGTCATGATAAAAATTGCCGCAGAAGTGCAAGATGATGTGGAAATGGTCAAAAACGCTCCTTATACTACTTTGGTGACCCGTTTGGATGAGACTGGCGCGGCCAGAAAACCCGATCTCCGTTGGCGAAAAGTGGAAGATTGA
- the gcvPA gene encoding aminomethyl-transferring glycine dehydrogenase subunit GcvPA, producing the protein MNYVPNTVDQQEQILARIGVNSIEELFADIPESVRRQAQLKIREGLSEYELVKSMQGLAAQNTTVEEYDSYLGAGAYEHFIPSYVDQLLLRSEFYTAYTPYQPEISQGTLQAIYEFQTLVCELTGMDGANASMYDGASALAEAALMACDATRRKKVLVPQTLHPEYREVLQTYLLPRGVEIESISSSNGVLRLDELEAALNQEVGAVLLQSPNFFGVIEQAEEIGKLAHAKGALLVMAVNPVSLGLLKSPGELGADIVVGEGQPFGNPLNFGGPYLGFLACREKYTRRMPGRIVGATKDKNGKKGYVLTLQAREQHIRREKAASNICSNEALCALAFTIHLSGLGKKGLKEMAHLNLQKAHYAAQEIGKLPGMSLAFSGPFFHEFVIKTEISPQKINEQLLQHKIIGGLDLSRFYPELNQHLLFCVTETKSKEDIDRLVARMGEIQ; encoded by the coding sequence ATGAATTATGTGCCGAACACAGTGGACCAGCAAGAACAGATCCTGGCCCGGATTGGAGTCAACTCCATTGAAGAGCTTTTTGCGGATATCCCAGAAAGCGTTCGGCGCCAAGCCCAATTAAAGATTCGGGAAGGTTTGTCTGAATATGAATTGGTGAAGTCGATGCAAGGACTTGCTGCCCAAAATACCACCGTTGAAGAGTATGACTCTTATCTGGGAGCAGGTGCCTATGAGCACTTCATTCCTAGTTATGTGGACCAGCTTCTGCTCCGTTCGGAGTTTTATACGGCCTATACCCCTTACCAACCGGAGATCAGCCAAGGGACCCTGCAAGCGATTTATGAGTTTCAGACCCTTGTTTGCGAATTAACGGGAATGGACGGGGCCAATGCTTCTATGTATGATGGAGCATCCGCCTTAGCTGAAGCAGCCTTAATGGCTTGCGATGCTACCCGTCGCAAGAAAGTGCTCGTGCCGCAAACCCTTCATCCGGAATATCGAGAAGTACTCCAAACCTATCTGCTTCCTCGGGGTGTAGAAATTGAGTCTATCTCCTCCAGCAACGGCGTTCTAAGACTCGATGAATTAGAAGCAGCGCTTAATCAAGAGGTGGGAGCAGTCTTGTTGCAAAGCCCCAATTTTTTTGGAGTTATTGAACAGGCTGAGGAAATTGGCAAGTTAGCCCACGCCAAGGGGGCACTGCTGGTCATGGCGGTGAACCCGGTATCCTTAGGGTTACTCAAATCTCCCGGAGAGCTCGGTGCGGATATCGTGGTGGGCGAAGGACAGCCTTTTGGCAATCCTTTGAACTTCGGAGGTCCTTATCTTGGTTTCTTAGCTTGTCGTGAGAAATACACACGTCGGATGCCTGGGCGGATTGTCGGAGCTACCAAGGATAAAAACGGTAAGAAGGGTTATGTACTCACCTTGCAGGCTCGGGAACAGCATATTCGTAGGGAAAAGGCAGCGTCTAATATCTGTTCGAATGAGGCCCTTTGTGCCCTAGCGTTTACCATTCATCTCTCGGGATTAGGGAAAAAAGGTCTCAAAGAGATGGCGCACCTTAATCTACAAAAAGCCCATTATGCGGCTCAAGAGATTGGGAAGCTCCCAGGAATGTCCTTAGCTTTCAGCGGCCCGTTTTTTCACGAGTTTGTGATCAAAACCGAGATCAGTCCTCAGAAAATCAATGAGCAGCTTTTGCAGCATAAGATTATCGGCGGTCTTGATCTGTCCCGTTTCTACCCGGAACTGAATCAGCATCTTCTTTTCTGCGTCACGGAGACCAAGAGCAAGGAAGATATCGATCGGCTTGTGGCCAGAATGGGGGAGATACAATGA
- the gcvH gene encoding glycine cleavage system protein GcvH produces MNPVELKYSKSHEWTKVEGNTVVLGITEHAQESLGDVVFVELPENDTTVVTGQAYGTVESVKAVSDIISSVSGKVIEFNQEVLDSPELLNNDPYGEGWLVKVEVDDLKDLDGLMSAAEYEAFLAEEGH; encoded by the coding sequence ATGAATCCAGTGGAATTAAAGTACAGCAAATCTCATGAGTGGACTAAGGTAGAAGGAAATACGGTAGTTTTAGGAATCACGGAACATGCCCAAGAGAGCTTGGGGGATGTAGTTTTTGTTGAGTTACCGGAGAACGATACGACCGTGGTAACTGGGCAAGCTTATGGAACGGTGGAGTCTGTGAAGGCAGTATCGGATATCATCTCATCAGTCTCTGGCAAGGTCATCGAATTTAATCAAGAGGTCCTCGATTCTCCGGAACTTCTGAATAATGATCCCTATGGCGAGGGTTGGCTGGTTAAAGTAGAAGTGGATGACTTGAAAGATCTAGATGGATTAATGTCTGCCGCAGAATATGAAGCGTTTCTAGCGGAGGAGGGCCATTAA
- the gcvT gene encoding glycine cleavage system aminomethyltransferase GcvT, translating into MTELKRTPLYEEHQRLGAKLIDFGGWEMPVQYAGVIEEHKAVRNQAGLFDVSHMGEVEVEGQDALPFIQYILTNDLSRQQDEQIQYSPMCYPDGGIVDDLLVYRLRESHYLIVVNASNTDKDFAWMQEQAQDFTVNLVNRSQEYAQLAIQGPQAERILQKLTGMDLQEIKYYWFKQGEVDGVPCLVSRTGYTGEDGFEVYLSPEQASQMWRRILEVGSEEGVQPIGLGARDTLRFEARLPLYGNELGPDITPLEAGLGFFVKMEKKDFIGKEILLAQKEKGVPRKLVGLEMIERGIARSHYPLHKEGKEIGFITSGSFSPTLNKNIALGLIPSEYAQIGETLDVMIRGKAVKAQIVPSQFYKRQK; encoded by the coding sequence GTGACAGAACTGAAAAGAACTCCGCTCTATGAAGAACATCAAAGGTTGGGAGCCAAGCTCATTGATTTTGGCGGTTGGGAGATGCCTGTCCAATATGCAGGAGTTATCGAAGAACACAAGGCCGTGCGCAATCAGGCAGGACTCTTTGATGTCTCTCACATGGGTGAAGTGGAGGTCGAGGGTCAGGATGCGCTTCCCTTTATTCAGTACATACTTACCAATGATCTATCCCGCCAGCAGGATGAGCAGATTCAATATTCCCCCATGTGCTATCCGGATGGAGGGATCGTAGATGATCTGCTCGTGTATCGGCTTCGTGAGAGTCATTACTTAATCGTCGTCAATGCCTCTAATACGGATAAAGATTTTGCTTGGATGCAGGAACAAGCTCAAGACTTTACCGTGAATCTGGTGAATCGTTCCCAAGAGTATGCGCAATTGGCCATACAAGGGCCCCAAGCGGAGAGGATTCTGCAAAAGTTGACAGGCATGGATTTGCAGGAAATTAAGTATTACTGGTTCAAGCAAGGGGAAGTGGATGGCGTTCCTTGTCTGGTTTCACGGACGGGGTATACGGGGGAAGATGGGTTTGAAGTTTACTTATCCCCTGAACAGGCATCACAAATGTGGCGGAGAATCTTAGAAGTGGGAAGTGAAGAAGGTGTGCAGCCCATCGGGCTCGGGGCTCGCGATACTCTACGTTTTGAGGCTCGCCTACCCTTATACGGCAACGAATTAGGTCCTGATATTACTCCTTTGGAAGCAGGACTTGGCTTCTTTGTAAAGATGGAGAAAAAGGATTTTATTGGCAAGGAGATTCTTTTGGCTCAGAAGGAAAAAGGTGTGCCCCGTAAGCTCGTCGGCCTAGAGATGATCGAGCGGGGGATTGCTCGTTCCCACTATCCTCTTCATAAGGAGGGTAAAGAAATTGGGTTCATTACTTCAGGCTCTTTTTCTCCTACCTTGAATAAAAACATTGCTTTAGGTCTTATTCCCTCGGAATATGCCCAAATAGGAGAAACACTCGATGTGATGATTCGAGGCAAAGCAGTCAAGGCTCAGATTGTGCCTTCTCAATTCTACAAGCGGCAAAAATAG
- a CDS encoding sugar diacid recognition domain-containing protein: MKKITANLANRIVDLIYSESGYHGIVCDPQGIIIADSAKIRLGVLHTGAQRIMNTSINEIKITAEDEANSSGQVREGLNLAIFLEEEKVGTFGVAGPLAIVSPVAKVAAAMVAYLLRDEELKDILKKHVDHIGESIEQAAGALEEMAASSEEVASVSQTVATVAQEAKQQVKATEGVTEFIRRVSKQTNLLGLNAAIEAARAGELGKGFSVVAGEVRKLADESNRSANEINELLMKFQETMEEIVKGVFQNNVIAQEQAKATQEIAMMVQELQQVGNDLNGIAHKL, encoded by the coding sequence ATGAAAAAAATTACGGCAAATCTGGCCAACCGAATTGTTGATTTAATTTACTCGGAAAGTGGGTACCATGGCATCGTCTGTGACCCCCAAGGCATTATTATCGCTGACTCAGCAAAGATACGTCTGGGAGTTTTACATACGGGCGCCCAGCGCATTATGAATACTTCAATCAACGAAATCAAAATTACAGCGGAAGATGAAGCCAATAGTTCAGGACAGGTCCGTGAGGGTTTGAATTTGGCGATTTTTTTAGAAGAAGAGAAAGTGGGTACCTTTGGAGTTGCAGGACCTCTTGCCATCGTATCTCCTGTAGCTAAGGTTGCGGCAGCCATGGTTGCTTATTTGCTGCGTGATGAAGAGCTGAAAGACATTCTTAAGAAGCATGTCGATCATATAGGGGAGTCTATAGAGCAAGCCGCAGGAGCCCTGGAAGAAATGGCTGCCTCTTCTGAGGAGGTTGCCAGTGTGAGCCAGACCGTGGCTACTGTCGCCCAAGAGGCTAAGCAGCAAGTAAAGGCTACAGAAGGGGTCACTGAATTTATTCGTCGTGTGTCGAAGCAAACGAATCTTTTAGGACTTAATGCGGCGATTGAAGCAGCCCGGGCCGGTGAACTGGGTAAAGGGTTCTCGGTGGTAGCCGGTGAAGTTCGAAAGCTAGCCGACGAAAGCAATCGTTCAGCTAATGAGATCAATGAGCTGTTGATGAAGTTTCAAGAAACCATGGAGGAAATCGTCAAGGGTGTATTCCAGAACAATGTGATTGCCCAAGAGCAAGCAAAAGCTACTCAAGAAATCGCTATGATGGTTCAAGAATTACAGCAGGTGGGCAATGATCTGAATGGTATCGCTCACAAGCTTTAA